A region of the Phaseolus vulgaris cultivar G19833 chromosome 11, P. vulgaris v2.0, whole genome shotgun sequence genome:
TAATAAAGTGTTAGAGAAAAGAAATGAATCTTCATCGCTGGTGGCTGAAGAGGTTATTTATGGCAGAGATGAGGACAAACAAATTATCCTTAATTGGTTGACATCTGACACTAACAATCATAACCAACTGTCAATACTTTCTATTGTGGGTATGGGCGGGATGGGTAAGACCACACTTGCTCAACATGTATACAACGACCCAATGATAGAGGCTATGTTTGCTATCAAAGCCTGGGTTTGTGTTTCTGATGAATTTGATGTTTTCATGTTAACCAGAGCAATTTTTGAGTCAATCCGTAAGGAAACTGATAATAGCAGAAACCTAGAAATGGTTCAGGGAcgattgaaagaaaaattgaatggAATGAAGTTTTTTCTGGTTCTGGATGATGTTTGGAACGAACACCGAGACCAATGGAAATCATTGCAAACTCCTCTTAAATATGGTGCTAAGGGAAGTAAAATTCTTGTCACAACACGCATCAACAAAGTTGCTTCTATCATGGAGTCAAACAAGATTCACAACCTAAAGCAATTACAAAAAGATCACAGCTGGCAAGTTTTTGCTAAACATGCATTTCAAGTTGATAATTCTAATTTTGTGTTGGAGGAGATTGGCATGAAGATAGTTGAAAAGTGCCAAGGACTGCCTCTGGCCCTTGAAACTGTAGGAGGTCTTTTACAATCAAAGTCATCTATTTTAGAGTGGGAAGGCGTATTGAGAAGCAACATATGGGACTTAGCAATAGAAGATAGTAAAATCATCCCCGCTTTGTTATTGAGCTATTACCATCTTCCTTCTCATCTCAAGAGATGTTTCGCTTATTGTGCGTTATTCCCCAAAGACCATATGTTTGATAAGGAGAACTTAATTTTCTCATGGATGGCTGAAAATTTTCTACAATGCTCTCAGCAGAGTAAGTCTCTAGAAGAAGTAGGTGAACAATACTTCAATGATCTATTATCAAGGTCATTCTTTCAACAGTCAATTAGGTACAATCGAAAATGTTTTGTGATGCACGACCTTTTGAATGATTTAGCAAAATATGTTTCAGGTGAAATCTGCTTCAGGTTGGGTGTTGATAGAGCAGAAAGAGTACCAAAGACCACTCGTCACTTTTCAAATATAAAGAATCCTTTTGAACGTGATGAGCTTAGGATTTTAGGTGATGCTAAAAGGCTGCGAACATTTTTGTCCACATATAGGAATTATGGGATGTCAATACAAGAGTTGATCTCCAACTTTAAGTTCTTACGGGTCTTGTCTTTGTCTTCTCGTATCATAGAAGAGGTGCCTGACACAATAGATGATCTTATACATCTCCGTTCATTAGACCTTTCAAGGACACGCATAACAAGACTTCCCGACTCAATGTATTCACTCTGTAACTTGCAAGTGTTGAAGCTAAACGaatgtcttcttttgaaggAGTTGCCCTCAACTTTGCATGAGCTCACCAAGTTGCGTCGCCTTGAACTTAAGGGAACTTATTTAAGAAAGGCTCCAGTGCTTTTAGGAAAGTTGAAGAATCTTCAAGTATGGATGGGTGGGTTTGAGGTTGGCAAAAATAGTAGTGAGTTCAGTATTCAACAACTAGGACAACTTGATCTTCACAAGAATCTGTCAATTAGAAATCTTGAAAATATTGTGGATCCCTATGATGCATTGGCAGCGAATTTGAAGAATAAAATACATCTTGTGGAGCTACGTTTAAAATGGGATTTGAAGCTGAAAAATGAGGATtcaataaaagaaagagaagtacTAGAGAATCTACAACCTTCCAGACATTTGGAGAAGTTGACAATCACAGGCTATTGTGGTACACAATTTCCAGGTTGGTTATCTGATAAATTTTTGTTGAATGTGGTGTCCTTAAGCTTGGAAAACTGCAAATATTGTCAATGGTTGCCTTCCTTGGGACTTTTGACATTTCTCAAGCATTTGAAAATTGAGGGCCTTGATGAGATAGTGAGGATAGGTGCTGATTTTAACGGGAATATCTCTTCTGCATTTGCATCCTTGGAAACGTTGAGGTTTACTAATATGAAAGAATGGGAAGAATGGGAATGCATGACGGGTGCTTTTCCAAAGCTTCATAGTCTTTTTGTAATTAAGTGTCCCAAACTGAAAGGGCACTTGCCAGAGCACCTTCCTCATTTAAAGAATCTAATAATTAGTATGTGCGAACAACTTGTGGCTTCGACTCCTAGAGCAGTAGAAATAGAAGGTGTGAAGATGGAGACTTCTTCATTTGATATGCTCCTATCTCATACTCCTATTCAATCCTTAACTATTTATCGTTGTCTGGGCATGAATATTCCTATAAACCATTGCTACCATTTTCTTGTAGAATTGCGTATCATTCAATGTTGTGACTCTCTCACGTACTTCCCTCTAGACTTATTTCCAAAACTCTACTACCTTACTTTATGCAAGTTTCGTAACTTACAGACGATAACACAAGAGCACCCTAATCATTTGAGGAGTGTGAGAATTGAAAAATGCTCTGAATTTGAAACATTTCCCAATGAAGGATTATTTGCACCTCAGCTAGAGACACTTCATATTGAAGGATTGGAGAAATTGAAATCAATGCCTAAACGCATGTCTGCCCTCCTTCCATCTCTTAATTatctttatataattaattgtcCAGAAGTGGAGTTGTCTGAGGGATGTTTGCCATCAAATCTAAAACGCCTCTCTCTGTTGAAATGCTCCAAACTTGTTGCCTCACTAAAGGAGGGGGTTTGGGGAACCAACCCTTCCATAGAATCCTTGTCTATTCAAAAAGAGGATGGGGACTG
Encoded here:
- the LOC137827432 gene encoding putative disease resistance RPP13-like protein 1, which encodes MVLSAIIINSYCFLPITPLLKQIHLQQNSHSFIHVTELHFQFSHPFLLFHLATSFPTMPVLETLGGALFGAVLQMLFDKLDSNQILDYFRGKKLDEKLLKNLKRKLVSINAVVDDAELKQFRNAYVKAWLDEVRDVLLDTEDLLDEIDYEFSKTQSQLQYQTSSNKVRILESKLKEVLEDLESLLNQKDDLGLKNVGGVRSELGNKVLEKRNESSSLVAEEVIYGRDEDKQIILNWLTSDTNNHNQLSILSIVGMGGMGKTTLAQHVYNDPMIEAMFAIKAWVCVSDEFDVFMLTRAIFESIRKETDNSRNLEMVQGRLKEKLNGMKFFLVLDDVWNEHRDQWKSLQTPLKYGAKGSKILVTTRINKVASIMESNKIHNLKQLQKDHSWQVFAKHAFQVDNSNFVLEEIGMKIVEKCQGLPLALETVGGLLQSKSSILEWEGVLRSNIWDLAIEDSKIIPALLLSYYHLPSHLKRCFAYCALFPKDHMFDKENLIFSWMAENFLQCSQQSKSLEEVGEQYFNDLLSRSFFQQSIRYNRKCFVMHDLLNDLAKYVSGEICFRLGVDRAERVPKTTRHFSNIKNPFERDELRILGDAKRLRTFLSTYRNYGMSIQELISNFKFLRVLSLSSRIIEEVPDTIDDLIHLRSLDLSRTRITRLPDSMYSLCNLQVLKLNECLLLKELPSTLHELTKLRRLELKGTYLRKAPVLLGKLKNLQVWMGGFEVGKNSSEFSIQQLGQLDLHKNLSIRNLENIVDPYDALAANLKNKIHLVELRLKWDLKLKNEDSIKEREVLENLQPSRHLEKLTITGYCGTQFPGWLSDKFLLNVVSLSLENCKYCQWLPSLGLLTFLKHLKIEGLDEIVRIGADFNGNISSAFASLETLRFTNMKEWEEWECMTGAFPKLHSLFVIKCPKLKGHLPEHLPHLKNLIISMCEQLVASTPRAVEIEGVKMETSSFDMLLSHTPIQSLTIYRCLGMNIPINHCYHFLVELRIIQCCDSLTYFPLDLFPKLYYLTLCKFRNLQTITQEHPNHLRSVRIEKCSEFETFPNEGLFAPQLETLHIEGLEKLKSMPKRMSALLPSLNYLYIINCPEVELSEGCLPSNLKRLSLLKCSKLVASLKEGVWGTNPSIESLSIQKEDGDCFPDEGLLPVSLTVLHIRDCPNLKKLNYGGLCHLTSLQFLRFLNCPILQYLPAEGLPESISQLVIQCCPLLKQQYKKEEGEEWKKIARIKKCIE